In Hyperolius riggenbachi isolate aHypRig1 chromosome 10, aHypRig1.pri, whole genome shotgun sequence, a genomic segment contains:
- the LOC137534661 gene encoding zinc finger protein 3-like produces the protein MEEDRSHMTGNLLNLTLEIIHLLTGEDYDVVKRTSDKLLHGLSPITLPPSNCLTPEKNIKKEILKIIHKMTELLTGEEWQYLEGHKYFYKEVMMENRLPHTSPDGSLKRTTPERCTGPPSSRDSSKEDPTIPHHYQREELIHVKVKEEDEMYERGAQQSMEEGEMMSTTKEEEEETVVKDDQQSIEEEDMGRTIAEDEEDTNVKDDQQPTEEGDTKRIMKEEEKYGRSDLQSVEESDTMRIIREEEDTLDSNKDGQDVGSTSEGRLISPQDDNAEDNGVTQYSPEGNPITGNTHHRLYHEGTSPDPSNAEESSDGSFSGTSSIQPRSPSEDRSRNLSNPEESSSSKACEVREEDEIFACSECDKKYRKKSRLVLHQRCHTGVRPYSCEECGKTFSEKGVLVIHQRGHFAERRLPCSECGKTFSAKGALRTHQKIHTNERPFTCSECGKGFIQKGSLSRHLRHHTGERPFFCSQCGKNFTEMGTLRKHERVHTGERPFSCTVCGQSFTLKSYLIKHQRIHKA, from the exons atggaggaggacaggagTCACATGACTGGGAACTTACtaaacctcaccctggagatcattcACCTGctaactggagag GATTATGATGTAGTGAAGAGGACATCTGATAAGCTACTCCATGGCCTATCCCCCATCACTCTGCCTCCATCTAACTGCCTGACACCTGAGAAAAACATTAAGAAGGAGATTCTGAAAATCATCCACAAGATGactgagctgctgacaggagag GAGTGGCAGTATCTAGAAGGACACAAGTACTTCTACAAGGAGGTCATGATGGAGAATCGGCTGCCTCACACATCACCAG atGGATCCCTTAAAAGAAccacaccagagagatgtacgggTCCTCCTTCCTCCCGGGATTCTTCTAAGGAAGATCccaccatcccccaccattatcag AGGGAAGAACTGATTCATGTTAAGGTTAAAGAAGAAGATGAGATGTATGAAAGGGGTgcccagcagtctatggaggagggtgaaatGATGAGTACAactaaagaggaggaggaggagacagttGTGAAGGATGATCAGCAGTCAATCGAGGAGGAGGATATGGGGAGGACAATTGCAGAGGATGAAGAAGACACCAATGTGAAGGATGATCAGCAGCCTacagaggagggtgacacaaaAAGGATAATGAAGGAAGAAGAAAAGTATGGGAGGAGTGAtctgcagtctgtggaggagagtGACACAATGAGGATAATCAGAGAAGAGGAAGATACTCTAGATAGCAACAAGG ATGGACAGGATGTGGGAAGCACCTCGGAGGGACGTCTTATCTCACCTCAAGATGATAATGCAGAAGATAATGGCGTCACACAATATTCTCCAGAAGGAAACCCCATTACTGGAAATACACATCACAGACTTTACCATGAGGGGACATCACCGGATCCCTCTAATGCTGAGGAATCTTCTGACGGATCATTTTCTGGTACCTCAAGTATCCAGCCAAGATCTCCCAgtgaagatagatcaagaaatctATCTAATCCAGAGGAATCTTCCTCCAGTAAAGCTTGTGAGGTTAGAGAGGAAGATGAGATATTTGCATGTTCAGAATGTGATAAAAAGTACAGGAAAAAGTCACGCCTTGTTTTGCATCAGAGGTGCCACACTGGCGTTCGTCCCTATTCATGCGAAGAGTGTGGGAAGACATTCTCAGAGAAAGGAGTCCTTGTCATACATCAGAGAGGTCACTTTGCTGAGCGTCGATtgccatgttcagagtgtgggaaaacttTTTCTGCCAAAGGGGCCCTTCGTACACATCAGAAAATCCACACAAACGAACGCCCTtttacatgttcagagtgtggaaaagGTTTCATTCAGAAAGGATCCCTCTCTAGACACCTGAGACATCACACGGGAGAGCGCCCGTTTTTTTGTTCACAGTGCGGCAAAAATTTCACCGAAATGGGAACTCTGCGAAAACATGAGCGAGTTCACACTGGAGAGCGTCCTTTTTCATGCACAGTGTGTGGGCAatctttcactttaaaatcctacCTTATTAAACACCAGAGAATTCACAAAGCTTGA